A genomic region of Kribbella sp. NBC_00382 contains the following coding sequences:
- the dop gene encoding depupylase/deamidase Dop: MSVRRIMGTETEFGISVPGQPGANPMLTSSQVVNGYAQTQPLARKTRWDFDEEHPLRDARGFDLSREVADSSQLTDEETGLANVILTNGARLYVDHAHPEYSAPECTNPRDVVVWDKAGELVIMEGARQARQIPGAPQLNLYKNNTDNKGASYGSHENYLMRRSTPFASIVRHLTPFFVSRQVVTGAGRVGIGQDGNTNGFQISQRADYFEVEVGLETTLKRPIINTRDEPHANPDRYRRLHVIIGDANLAEISTYLKVGTTSLVLAMIEDGWLTDDLSVDRPVTALHEISHDPSCTHLMTLKDGRKITAVQLQVEYLEQARKYVENKYGDDADRQTNDVLQRWEAVLDQLATDPMKLSDQLDWVAKYKLLQSYRDRDGLEWDDPKLHLVDLQYADLRPDKGLYYKLVKSGRMQRLVSDEEIRMAVSHPPTDTRAYFRGRCMQQYAGQVAAASWDSVIFDLPGRESLQRIPTLDPLRGTKAHVGALLDQCDTASDLVRTITGGAAG, encoded by the coding sequence ATGAGTGTTCGGCGGATCATGGGGACCGAGACCGAGTTCGGCATCTCGGTTCCTGGCCAGCCCGGGGCCAACCCGATGCTGACTTCGAGCCAGGTGGTGAACGGCTATGCCCAGACGCAGCCCTTGGCGCGCAAAACCCGGTGGGACTTCGACGAGGAGCACCCCCTGCGGGACGCGCGCGGCTTCGACCTGAGCCGGGAGGTGGCCGACTCGAGCCAGCTCACCGACGAGGAGACCGGCCTGGCCAACGTCATCCTCACCAACGGCGCCCGGTTGTACGTCGACCACGCCCACCCGGAGTACTCCGCGCCCGAGTGCACCAACCCGCGCGACGTGGTGGTCTGGGACAAGGCCGGCGAGCTGGTGATCATGGAGGGCGCCCGGCAGGCCCGGCAGATCCCCGGCGCGCCGCAGCTGAACCTCTACAAGAACAACACCGACAACAAGGGCGCGTCGTACGGCTCGCACGAGAACTACCTGATGCGCCGGTCCACACCGTTCGCGTCGATCGTGCGGCACCTGACGCCGTTCTTCGTCAGCCGCCAGGTGGTCACCGGCGCCGGCCGGGTCGGGATCGGCCAGGACGGCAACACCAACGGCTTCCAGATCAGCCAGCGCGCCGACTACTTCGAGGTCGAGGTCGGCCTGGAGACGACGCTGAAGCGGCCGATCATCAACACCCGCGACGAGCCGCACGCGAATCCCGACCGGTACCGCCGGCTGCACGTGATCATCGGCGACGCGAACCTGGCCGAGATCTCGACCTACCTGAAGGTCGGCACCACCTCGCTGGTGCTGGCGATGATCGAGGACGGCTGGCTGACCGACGACCTGTCCGTCGACCGGCCGGTCACCGCGCTGCACGAGATCAGCCACGACCCGAGCTGTACGCACCTGATGACGCTCAAGGACGGCCGCAAGATCACCGCCGTCCAGCTCCAGGTGGAGTATCTGGAGCAGGCCCGCAAGTACGTCGAGAACAAGTACGGCGACGACGCGGACCGGCAGACCAACGACGTGCTGCAGCGCTGGGAGGCGGTGCTCGACCAGCTCGCCACCGACCCGATGAAGCTGTCCGACCAGCTCGACTGGGTCGCGAAGTACAAGCTGCTGCAGTCCTATCGTGACCGCGACGGGCTGGAGTGGGACGACCCGAAGCTGCACCTGGTCGACCTGCAGTACGCCGATCTGCGCCCGGACAAGGGCCTGTACTACAAACTCGTCAAGAGCGGCCGGATGCAACGCCTGGTCAGCGACGAGGAGATCCGGATGGCCGTCTCGCACCCGCCGACGGACACCCGCGCGTACTTCCGCGGCCGCTGCATGCAGCAGTACGCCGGTCAGGTCGCCGCCGCGTCCTGGGACTCGGTGATCTTCGACCTGCCCGGGCGTGAATCGCTTCAACGGATCCCGACCCTGGACCCGCTGCGCGGCACGAAGGCGCATGTCGGAGCGTTGCTGGACCAGTGCGACACCGCGAGTGACCTGGTTCGCACCATTACTGGGGGCGCTGCCGGGTAG
- a CDS encoding NUDIX hydrolase, with product MTDNLPSAPGSTPGADDVRPGDPEPWVLVGEKPGYKGFLTVNVRRYRLPDGREAVWDVSGPESGADIRAGVTVLPLTPDGRIVTVRMFRAGPDKIVTNLPGGLIDPGEDPADAGRRELEEETGYSCESIEVKGWLWAGSSSTFRKYVAIARGCRPNGKQSLDEFEDCVPVELTPAEFRADLRTPGIMTGTDAAYLALDHAGLL from the coding sequence GTGACCGACAACCTGCCGTCCGCCCCTGGCTCAACCCCAGGGGCGGACGACGTACGTCCAGGTGATCCCGAGCCGTGGGTGTTGGTGGGGGAGAAGCCCGGCTACAAGGGCTTCCTGACGGTGAATGTCCGCCGCTACCGGCTACCCGATGGCCGCGAGGCAGTCTGGGACGTCTCCGGCCCCGAGTCCGGAGCAGACATCCGGGCCGGCGTCACCGTGTTGCCGCTGACCCCGGACGGCCGGATCGTCACCGTACGGATGTTCCGCGCCGGCCCCGACAAGATCGTCACCAACCTGCCCGGCGGCCTGATCGACCCCGGGGAAGACCCGGCCGACGCGGGACGTCGTGAACTTGAGGAAGAGACCGGCTACAGCTGCGAGTCGATCGAGGTGAAGGGCTGGCTCTGGGCCGGTTCGTCGTCGACCTTCCGCAAGTACGTCGCCATCGCCCGCGGCTGCCGCCCGAACGGCAAGCAGTCCCTCGACGAGTTCGAGGACTGCGTACCGGTGGAACTCACCCCGGCCGAGTTCCGCGCCGACCTGCGCACTCCCGGCATCATGACCGGCACCGACGCCGCCTACCTGGCCCTCGACCACGCCGGCCTGCTCTGA
- the prcB gene encoding proteasome subunit beta has protein sequence MTFDASGRLPEAFLTPGGSSFMDFLAGHAPDLLPGRRDLGAGDLGKDVPHGTTIVAATFPGGVVMAGDRRATMGNVIAQRDIEKVFPADEYSCVAFAGTAGLGIEMVRLFQVELEHYEKLEGTTLSLDGKANRLTALIRGNLAMAMQGLAVVPLFAGYDHDLKGGRIFSYDPTGGRYEEFGGFHSVGSGSLFAKGALKKLYREGLSETEVATVLVQSLVDAADDDSATGGPDLLRRIFPVVGVVTVDGYRRLPAEEVGAIVDTIIAARHERPDGPAAPLT, from the coding sequence ATGACATTTGATGCCTCCGGCCGGTTGCCGGAAGCCTTCCTGACCCCAGGTGGCTCGTCCTTCATGGACTTCCTGGCCGGGCATGCGCCCGACCTGTTGCCCGGACGGCGCGACCTGGGGGCGGGTGATCTCGGCAAGGACGTCCCGCACGGTACGACGATCGTGGCCGCCACCTTCCCCGGTGGCGTCGTGATGGCCGGCGACCGTCGGGCCACGATGGGCAACGTGATCGCCCAGCGCGACATCGAGAAGGTCTTCCCGGCCGACGAGTACTCGTGCGTCGCCTTCGCCGGGACGGCCGGGCTCGGGATCGAGATGGTGCGGCTGTTCCAGGTCGAGCTCGAGCACTACGAGAAGCTCGAGGGCACCACGCTCAGCCTGGACGGCAAGGCCAACCGGCTGACCGCGCTAATCCGCGGCAACCTGGCGATGGCGATGCAGGGCCTGGCCGTGGTCCCGTTGTTCGCGGGCTACGACCACGATCTGAAGGGCGGCCGGATCTTCTCCTACGACCCGACCGGTGGGCGGTACGAGGAGTTCGGCGGCTTCCACAGCGTCGGCTCGGGCTCGCTGTTCGCCAAGGGCGCGCTGAAGAAGCTCTACCGCGAGGGCCTGTCCGAGACCGAGGTGGCGACGGTGCTCGTCCAGTCCCTGGTCGATGCCGCCGACGACGACTCGGCGACCGGTGGTCCGGACCTGCTCCGGCGGATCTTCCCGGTGGTCGGCGTGGTCACCGTGGACGGCTACCGGCGGCTCCCGGCCGAGGAGGTCGGCGCGATCGTTGACACGATCATCGCCGCCCGGCACGAGCGTCCCGACGGCCCGGCCGCGCCCCTCACCTGA
- a CDS encoding tRNA (adenine-N1)-methyltransferase encodes MSDLRDFPDASFSGVHHGPLQAGEWVTLSDSKGRRHSVFLERGKIFHTTKGGIEHDELIDGPDAVTIRSKGGVEYLALRPLMADYSVSMPRGAAVIYPKDTAQIVTMADIFPGAKVVEAGAGSGALTTALLRAVGIHGQVISFERREDFAEVARKNVTGFFGAEHPAWRLQVGDLVESLDEEDVDRIVLDMLAPWECIDAAAGALVPGGVFCAYVATTTQLSRVVETLRAHGEFTEPRAWESLVRDWHVEGLAVRPGHRMQGHTAFLVTARRMAHGVQAPRKKRRPAPGAYGDDYSGPRKSDTPVDTPEATDSSATDT; translated from the coding sequence ATGTCTGATCTTCGTGATTTTCCTGATGCTTCCTTCTCCGGGGTGCACCACGGGCCGTTGCAGGCCGGTGAGTGGGTCACCCTGTCCGACTCCAAAGGGCGCCGGCACTCGGTGTTCCTCGAGCGCGGGAAGATCTTCCACACCACCAAGGGCGGGATCGAGCACGACGAGCTGATCGACGGCCCGGACGCGGTGACGATCCGGTCCAAGGGCGGGGTCGAGTACCTCGCGCTGCGGCCGTTGATGGCGGACTACTCGGTCTCGATGCCGCGCGGCGCGGCGGTGATCTACCCCAAGGACACCGCGCAGATCGTGACGATGGCCGACATCTTCCCCGGCGCCAAGGTGGTCGAGGCGGGTGCCGGTTCCGGTGCGCTGACCACGGCACTGCTGCGGGCGGTCGGCATCCACGGCCAGGTGATCTCGTTCGAGCGCCGCGAGGACTTCGCCGAGGTGGCCCGCAAGAACGTCACCGGCTTCTTCGGCGCCGAGCACCCGGCCTGGCGGTTGCAGGTCGGTGACCTGGTCGAGTCGCTGGACGAGGAGGACGTCGACCGGATCGTGCTCGACATGCTGGCCCCCTGGGAGTGCATCGACGCCGCCGCGGGTGCCCTGGTGCCGGGCGGGGTCTTCTGCGCGTACGTCGCCACCACGACCCAGCTGAGCCGGGTCGTCGAGACGCTGCGGGCCCATGGCGAGTTCACCGAGCCGCGGGCCTGGGAGTCGCTGGTCAGGGACTGGCACGTCGAAGGGCTCGCCGTCCGTCCTGGCCATCGGATGCAAGGCCACACGGCATTCCTGGTCACGGCTCGACGGATGGCGCACGGCGTACAGGCTCCGCGGAAGAAGCGCCGGCCGGCCCCGGGTGCGTACGGCGACGACTACTCCGGGCCGCGCAAGTCCGATACACCCGTCGACACGCCGGAGGCAACCGATTCATCCGCAACCGACACGTGA
- a CDS encoding DNA glycosylase AlkZ-like family protein gives MPLKLTRQQAVAHRLSVNHLTTRLPPGAYADAARYGLQDTAPRDALIALHARVEACEPTAWEHPDLTQTYSPRAAVYVLPRADFGIFTIGRLPLAPEALKYLETAADSICRDLAGTEGRSGAPDLRGACATGRIALRWTTSALYFREVPRPGVDFMDAHRELCRRHVEAFGPTTPAAFAWWSGLSAKDAREVWGQLELLEVDLDGHRAWILPEAEQAVRNAPEPSGVRFLPTPDLRLLGQDRHGLFVGPGGSKHLPLHDTFHPNGLLVDGRLVGMWVAAVGRST, from the coding sequence ATGCCCCTGAAGCTGACCCGTCAGCAAGCCGTCGCCCACCGCCTCTCCGTCAACCACCTCACCACTCGCCTCCCACCCGGCGCGTACGCCGACGCCGCGCGCTACGGCCTCCAGGACACCGCCCCACGCGACGCCCTGATCGCCCTGCATGCCCGCGTAGAAGCCTGCGAGCCGACCGCCTGGGAGCATCCCGACCTCACCCAGACCTACAGCCCCCGGGCCGCCGTCTACGTCCTGCCGCGCGCCGACTTCGGCATCTTCACCATTGGGCGCCTCCCCCTTGCGCCTGAGGCGCTCAAGTATTTAGAGACTGCAGCGGACAGCATCTGCCGAGACCTGGCGGGCACAGAGGGCCGTAGCGGCGCACCGGACCTCAGAGGTGCCTGTGCGACCGGTCGCATCGCGTTGCGCTGGACAACGAGTGCCCTGTACTTCCGTGAGGTCCCCCGCCCTGGGGTCGACTTCATGGACGCCCACCGCGAGCTCTGCCGCCGCCATGTCGAGGCATTCGGGCCAACAACCCCAGCGGCCTTCGCCTGGTGGTCCGGTCTGTCCGCCAAGGACGCACGCGAGGTCTGGGGGCAGTTGGAGCTGCTGGAGGTCGACCTGGACGGCCACCGTGCCTGGATCCTGCCGGAGGCCGAGCAGGCCGTCCGCAATGCGCCGGAGCCGTCCGGAGTTCGGTTCCTGCCTACCCCTGACCTCCGCCTGCTCGGGCAGGACCGGCATGGGCTCTTCGTCGGGCCGGGCGGCAGCAAGCACCTGCCGCTGCACGACACCTTCCACCCCAACGGGCTGCTGGTGGACGGGCGGCTCGTGGGCATGTGGGTCGCCGCGGTGGGCAGATCGACGTGA
- a CDS encoding site-2 protease family protein, producing the protein MSDSRDPQSPAQPAGPTPGTWVIGRVRGIKLTMRYSWLPVAMLLALGFASIIGAQFPELGSWRYVASFAFVIAFTASILIHELAHALVALRFGISVTEINLGFFAAGTHIEGERKSPFEEFAVSVVGPLASLLVGGLAYLGSRAVDEGVGYVALIELAIANLIVGVTNLLPGLPLDGGWVLRAFVWKLTGNMHKGTIAAAWAGRVIAIGVLAAPVILERVFDREPTIVDYIIALAVGFFLWMGSTASLMQARLRSKLPSLQVRTLARRAIAVHASTPISEAVRLAAGAQAGAVVVIDGEDKPHALVSESAVNSVAQNQRPWTTVGEVATRIGAGHIIGVNDTGEEILAILRENPASEYLVLDANGAVYGVLATTDVEQAFRNR; encoded by the coding sequence ATGTCCGATTCGCGTGATCCCCAGAGTCCCGCCCAGCCTGCCGGTCCTACGCCCGGTACCTGGGTGATCGGTCGTGTCCGCGGGATCAAGCTGACGATGCGGTACAGCTGGCTGCCGGTGGCGATGCTGCTGGCCCTCGGCTTCGCCAGCATCATCGGGGCGCAGTTCCCCGAACTGGGCAGCTGGCGGTACGTCGCGTCGTTCGCCTTCGTGATCGCGTTCACCGCCTCGATCCTGATCCACGAGCTGGCGCACGCGCTGGTCGCGCTCCGGTTCGGCATCTCGGTGACCGAGATCAACCTCGGGTTCTTCGCGGCCGGCACACACATCGAGGGGGAGCGGAAGAGCCCGTTCGAGGAGTTCGCCGTCTCCGTCGTCGGCCCGCTGGCCTCGCTGCTGGTCGGCGGTCTCGCGTACCTCGGCTCGCGGGCGGTGGACGAGGGCGTCGGGTACGTCGCGCTGATCGAGCTCGCCATCGCCAACCTGATCGTCGGTGTCACCAACCTGCTGCCCGGGCTGCCGCTCGACGGCGGCTGGGTGCTGCGCGCCTTCGTCTGGAAGCTGACCGGCAACATGCACAAGGGCACGATCGCGGCGGCCTGGGCCGGCCGGGTGATCGCGATCGGAGTCCTGGCAGCGCCGGTGATCCTGGAGCGGGTCTTCGATCGGGAGCCCACGATCGTCGACTACATCATCGCGTTGGCGGTCGGATTCTTCCTCTGGATGGGCTCGACCGCGTCCCTGATGCAGGCCCGGCTCCGGAGCAAGCTGCCGTCCCTGCAGGTACGCACCCTGGCCCGCCGCGCGATCGCAGTACACGCCAGTACGCCGATCTCCGAGGCGGTACGACTCGCAGCCGGCGCGCAAGCCGGGGCCGTGGTGGTCATCGACGGCGAGGACAAGCCGCACGCGCTCGTCTCGGAATCGGCGGTCAACTCCGTCGCCCAGAACCAGCGCCCATGGACCACGGTCGGCGAGGTCGCCACCCGGATCGGTGCCGGCCACATCATCGGCGTCAACGACACCGGCGAGGAGATCCTCGCCATCCTCCGCGAGAACCCCGCCTCGGAGTACCTGGTCCTGGACGCCAACGGCGCGGTCTACGGCGTCCTCGCCACCACCGACGTCGAGCAGGCCTTCCGCAACCGCTGA
- a CDS encoding ubiquitin-like protein Pup produces MAKDGGQQHKQPKRSSTEEEVAETKSSEDVAERKERLDDDVDSILDEIDEVLEENAEEFVRGFVQKGGE; encoded by the coding sequence ATGGCTAAAGACGGCGGACAGCAGCACAAGCAGCCGAAGCGCTCGTCGACCGAGGAAGAGGTCGCCGAGACCAAGTCCAGCGAGGACGTGGCCGAGCGCAAGGAACGGCTCGACGACGACGTCGACTCGATCCTCGACGAGATCGACGAGGTGCTGGAGGAGAACGCGGAAGAGTTCGTCCGCGGCTTCGTGCAAAAGGGTGGGGAGTGA
- a CDS encoding NUDIX hydrolase: MDELVALLDSDGKVCGSAPRSVMRRDNLRHGATGVLVRNSAGEIYVHRRTPTKDVYPHRYDFAAGGVVAAGEDPYDAVVRELDEELGITGVELTRLPEGDYADEHTSYRAYLYTCVWDGPVKHQPEEVEWGAWMSPADLVAKFDEWSFMPDTVALLGPLVRTYAQ, from the coding sequence ATGGACGAACTGGTGGCTTTGCTGGACAGCGACGGCAAGGTGTGCGGGTCTGCGCCACGCTCCGTGATGCGGCGCGACAACCTGCGCCATGGGGCAACCGGCGTACTGGTCCGGAACAGTGCCGGCGAGATCTACGTGCACCGCCGCACGCCGACCAAGGACGTCTACCCGCACCGGTACGACTTCGCCGCCGGCGGTGTCGTGGCGGCAGGTGAGGACCCGTACGACGCCGTCGTACGGGAACTGGACGAGGAGTTGGGCATCACCGGGGTCGAGCTGACCCGCCTGCCTGAAGGCGACTATGCGGACGAGCACACCAGCTACCGCGCCTACCTGTACACCTGCGTCTGGGACGGCCCGGTGAAACACCAGCCGGAGGAGGTCGAGTGGGGCGCGTGGATGTCGCCGGCCGACCTGGTCGCCAAGTTCGACGAGTGGTCCTTCATGCCGGACACCGTTGCCCTGCTCGGCCCGCTGGTCAGGACATATGCGCAGTGA
- the arc gene encoding proteasome ATPase, translating into MIVAGDESPTAAELRNQVRYLEAEVAALRRRLLEHPADSRSLESRLSETQASLSSVTAQNERLAETLREAREKIIALKEEVDRLAQPPSGFGTFLGRNDDDTLDVFTGGRKLRVAASPSVDLDALRLGQELMLNEALNVVEACDFEVVGDVVMLKELLADGERALVIAQADEERIVRLASPLLDIALRAGDSLLLEPRSGYVYEKIPKSEVEELVLEEVPDIDYTQIGGLAGQIEQIRDAVEMPYLHKDLFLEHELKPPKGVLLYGPPGCGKTLIAKAVANSLAKKVAERTGVEGQKSFFLNIKGPELLNKYVGETERHIRLVFQRAREKASEGMPVIVFFDEMDSLFRTRGSGVSSDVENTIVPQLLSEIDGVEGLENVIVIGASNREDMIDPAILRPGRLDVKIKIERPDAESARDIFSKYLTTSLPLHPEDVSEFGGDRRECVNGMIQRTVERMYTEADENRFLEVTYANGDKEVLYFKDFNSGAMIQNIVDRAKKMAIKAFLEDGQKGLRVQHLLQACVDEFKENEDLPNTTNPDDWARISGKKGERIVYIRTLISGKQGTEPGRSIDTATNTGQYL; encoded by the coding sequence ATGATCGTGGCTGGAGACGAGAGTCCTACCGCGGCAGAGCTGCGTAACCAGGTCCGTTACCTGGAGGCCGAGGTCGCAGCGTTGCGGCGGAGGTTGTTGGAGCACCCGGCGGACAGCCGGTCGCTCGAGAGCAGACTGTCCGAAACCCAGGCGTCCTTGTCGAGTGTGACCGCCCAGAACGAACGGCTGGCGGAAACACTGCGCGAGGCCCGAGAGAAGATCATCGCCCTGAAGGAGGAGGTCGACCGGCTGGCGCAACCGCCGTCCGGTTTCGGTACCTTCCTGGGCCGCAACGACGACGACACGCTGGACGTGTTCACCGGGGGCCGCAAGCTCCGGGTCGCGGCGAGCCCCTCAGTCGATCTGGACGCGCTTCGGCTCGGCCAGGAACTGATGCTGAACGAGGCGCTGAACGTGGTCGAGGCCTGCGACTTCGAGGTCGTGGGTGACGTGGTGATGCTGAAGGAGCTGCTGGCCGACGGCGAGCGGGCACTGGTGATCGCACAGGCCGACGAGGAACGTATCGTCCGGCTCGCCTCGCCGCTGCTCGACATCGCGCTGCGGGCCGGCGACTCGCTGCTGCTGGAGCCCCGCTCCGGCTATGTCTACGAGAAGATCCCGAAGTCCGAGGTCGAGGAGCTGGTGCTCGAAGAGGTCCCGGACATCGACTACACGCAGATCGGCGGACTGGCGGGCCAGATCGAGCAGATCCGGGACGCGGTCGAGATGCCGTACCTGCACAAGGACCTGTTCCTCGAGCACGAGCTGAAGCCGCCGAAGGGCGTCCTGCTCTACGGCCCGCCGGGCTGTGGCAAGACGCTGATCGCCAAGGCGGTGGCGAACTCGCTGGCCAAGAAGGTCGCCGAGCGGACCGGGGTGGAGGGGCAGAAGTCGTTCTTCCTCAACATCAAGGGTCCGGAGCTGCTCAACAAGTACGTGGGTGAGACCGAGCGGCACATCCGCCTGGTCTTCCAGCGCGCCCGGGAGAAGGCTTCCGAGGGCATGCCGGTGATCGTGTTCTTCGACGAGATGGACTCGCTGTTCCGCACCCGCGGCTCCGGTGTCTCCTCCGACGTCGAGAACACCATCGTCCCGCAGCTGCTGAGCGAGATCGACGGCGTCGAAGGCCTCGAGAACGTGATCGTGATCGGTGCCTCGAACCGGGAAGACATGATCGACCCGGCGATCCTGCGGCCGGGCCGGCTGGACGTGAAGATCAAGATCGAGCGGCCGGACGCCGAGTCCGCCCGCGACATCTTCTCGAAGTACCTGACCACCTCGCTGCCCCTGCACCCGGAGGACGTCAGCGAGTTCGGTGGCGACCGCCGCGAGTGCGTGAACGGGATGATCCAGCGCACGGTCGAGCGGATGTACACCGAGGCCGACGAGAACCGCTTCCTCGAGGTCACCTACGCCAACGGTGACAAGGAGGTCCTGTACTTCAAGGACTTCAACTCGGGCGCGATGATCCAGAATATCGTCGACCGGGCCAAGAAGATGGCGATCAAGGCGTTCCTCGAGGACGGCCAGAAGGGCCTGCGGGTGCAGCACCTGCTGCAGGCCTGCGTGGACGAGTTCAAGGAGAACGAGGACCTGCCGAACACCACCAACCCGGACGACTGGGCCCGGATCTCCGGCAAGAAGGGCGAGCGGATCGTCTACATCCGTACGCTCATCTCCGGCAAGCAGGGCACCGAGCCGGGCCGGTCGATCGACACGGCCACCAACACGGGTCAGTACCTGTAA
- a CDS encoding intradiol ring-cleavage dioxygenase, with amino-acid sequence MDEIPEETAGPFPGDGSNGPNVLTESGIVRSDLTKSFGTATGVAEGIPLTVQLVVLDAAKDTPLPGAAVYLWHCDAQGRYSLYDGEITKENYCRGVQAADAAGTVTFTTIFPGAYQGRWPHIHFEVYSSLSEATAAGKISATSQLALPAEACTAVYATDGYDGSAQNLSRTSLQTDNVFRDDAAVHQLATMSGDVKTGYTARLAVGV; translated from the coding sequence GTGGACGAGATCCCTGAGGAGACGGCGGGGCCGTTTCCTGGGGACGGGTCCAATGGGCCGAATGTGCTGACCGAGTCGGGCATCGTGCGGAGTGACCTCACCAAGAGCTTCGGTACGGCGACGGGGGTGGCTGAGGGGATCCCGCTGACGGTGCAACTCGTAGTACTGGATGCAGCGAAGGACACGCCTCTGCCGGGTGCTGCCGTCTACCTCTGGCATTGCGACGCCCAGGGCCGCTACTCGCTCTACGACGGGGAGATCACCAAGGAGAACTACTGCCGCGGAGTACAGGCTGCCGATGCGGCCGGGACGGTCACCTTCACCACGATCTTCCCCGGGGCGTACCAGGGGAGGTGGCCGCACATCCACTTCGAGGTCTACTCGTCCCTGTCCGAGGCGACCGCGGCCGGCAAGATCAGTGCGACCTCGCAGCTGGCACTGCCCGCGGAGGCGTGTACTGCGGTCTACGCGACTGACGGGTATGACGGAAGCGCTCAGAACCTCTCCCGCACCTCGCTGCAGACCGACAACGTGTTCCGGGACGACGCGGCGGTGCACCAGTTGGCGACGATGAGCGGGGACGTGAAGACGGGATACACGGCTCGGCTTGCGGTGGGGGTGTAA
- a CDS encoding phosphotransferase: MTINDDGWDSRAWLDGEWLNREPRREEVRPRLLAETRLMPWLAPQLPVPVPVPEQTQYGVRHRVLVGQPLEAGSTELGRQLGKFLSALHAIDPAEAAAQGAVDAATARAAKAVFLDECRAQVIPLLPEHTHQTALELLDRVANTRTALVHADLGSEHILVQDGRIGGIIDWTDAEIGDPALDLSWLLNDAPAGIATGLAETYDVTPVLRERALDWHRLAPWYGVHRGLLLGLPHDVETGLAEILTRL; this comes from the coding sequence GTGACCATCAACGATGACGGCTGGGACAGCCGGGCCTGGCTGGACGGCGAGTGGCTTAATCGTGAGCCCCGCCGCGAGGAGGTCCGCCCGCGACTACTCGCCGAGACCCGCCTGATGCCCTGGCTAGCCCCGCAACTCCCAGTACCGGTCCCAGTGCCCGAGCAGACGCAGTACGGCGTACGCCACCGCGTCCTGGTCGGCCAACCACTCGAAGCAGGCAGTACTGAGCTCGGCCGCCAGCTAGGCAAGTTCCTGAGCGCCCTGCACGCCATAGACCCGGCCGAGGCAGCGGCCCAAGGCGCTGTTGACGCAGCGACGGCTAGAGCCGCCAAGGCGGTCTTCCTGGACGAGTGCCGGGCCCAGGTAATTCCACTGCTTCCAGAGCACACCCACCAGACCGCCCTCGAGCTCCTAGACCGCGTAGCCAACACCCGCACAGCGCTAGTGCACGCAGACCTCGGCTCCGAACACATACTCGTCCAGGACGGCCGTATCGGCGGCATCATCGACTGGACCGACGCAGAGATCGGCGACCCGGCCCTGGATCTCTCCTGGCTCCTCAACGACGCCCCAGCCGGCATCGCGACCGGCCTGGCCGAGACCTACGACGTCACCCCGGTACTCCGCGAGCGCGCGCTCGACTGGCATCGCCTCGCACCTTGGTACGGGGTGCACCGAGGACTCCTGCTCGGCCTGCCGCACGATGTCGAGACCGGCTTGGCCGAGATCCTGACCCGGTTGTGA
- the prcA gene encoding proteasome subunit alpha: MSTPFYVSPEQLMRDRADFARKGIAKGRSAIALQYADGILFVAENRSPALHKVAEIYDRMAFAAVGRYNEFENLRIAGVRLADMRGYSYDRRDVTGRALANAYAQTLGAIFSSGGEKPLEVEILVAEIGASTAEDQIYRLTYDGSIADVRGYAVMGGPAEQVAEYVGEHYSEGISLAGALRLAVDALGHDGTEIRQLEPDQIEVAILDRTRTQVRKFKRISDETLARILSESRPDTSPSEPATHADSDSDETVNGGSYESESASDAPVAPPADDTPIAPPENPDTDRPL; this comes from the coding sequence ATGAGTACGCCGTTCTACGTCTCGCCCGAACAGTTGATGCGGGACCGGGCCGACTTCGCCCGCAAGGGCATCGCCAAGGGGCGCAGCGCGATCGCGCTGCAGTACGCCGACGGCATCCTGTTCGTCGCCGAGAACCGGTCCCCGGCGCTGCACAAGGTGGCCGAGATCTACGACCGGATGGCGTTCGCCGCCGTCGGGCGGTACAACGAGTTCGAGAACCTGCGGATCGCGGGCGTCCGGCTGGCCGACATGCGCGGCTATTCGTACGACCGCCGGGACGTGACCGGCCGGGCGCTGGCGAATGCGTACGCGCAGACGCTCGGCGCGATCTTCTCCTCCGGCGGCGAGAAGCCGCTCGAGGTGGAGATCCTGGTCGCCGAGATCGGCGCCAGCACGGCCGAGGACCAGATCTACCGGCTCACCTACGACGGCTCGATCGCGGACGTCCGCGGCTACGCCGTGATGGGCGGCCCGGCCGAGCAGGTCGCCGAGTACGTCGGTGAGCACTACTCCGAAGGGATCTCACTGGCGGGGGCCCTGCGCCTCGCGGTGGACGCCCTCGGCCACGACGGCACCGAGATCCGGCAGCTCGAGCCGGACCAGATCGAGGTCGCCATCCTGGACCGCACCCGCACCCAGGTGCGCAAGTTCAAGCGGATCTCGGACGAGACACTGGCCCGGATCCTGTCCGAGTCGCGCCCCGACACGTCCCCGTCCGAGCCGGCGACGCACGCCGACTCGGACTCCGACGAGACGGTCAACGGCGGCAGTTACGAGAGCGAGTCGGCGAGCGACGCCCCGGTGGCGCCGCCCGCAGACGACACGCCGATCGCCCCGCCGGAGAACCCGGACACCGACCGCCCGCTGTGA